In bacterium, the DNA window GCAATCACATTTGTCGGCGGTTTTCTCTTGGATACGTTCAGCGCCGTTTTTCCGGTCTGAGTATATACTATTATCCAGTCCGCCGCAGCCTCATTTGCGGCTTCACACGCCGCATGCACCACAGAAAACGAAAAATCATCTATATTATGGTCGATTTCATTTACTATACCGGGTTCGTAAACGCTGTTTTCCGCTTTTCTTACGATTCTGTTCATCAACCCTACCGCTTTGATAGGATATTTGCCGACCGAAGTCTCGCCTGAAAGCATTACCGCATCCGTGCCGTCGAATACCGCGTTCTCTATATCGCTTACTTCCGCTCTGGTGGGAACAGGCCTTTCAATCATGGATTCCATCATCTGTGTCGCCGTTATAACCGGGATCCGCCCCATATTGGCAAGGCTTATTATCTTTTTCTGGACAGGAGGCACATCTTCAATCGGAATCTCGACTCCCAAATCACCTCTCGCTACCATAATCCCGTCTGACAGCCTTATAATTTCTTCAATGTTAGAAAGCGCTTCCGGTTTTTCTATCTTGGCAATAACCGGCATGGAAACTTTATGGGCCGCCATAAATCTTTTTATTTTTGTGACATCGTCAGGCGACCTGACAAATGAATATCCTATATAATCTATTCCAAGCTTTGACGCCGTCAGTAAATCCTTTTTATCCTTAGAAGTAAGCGAAGGCGAGCTTATTTTCGCTCCGGGCAGGTTAATGCCTTTATGGTTTTTTATTTCACCGCCGTTTAACACCCTGCATTTTACTTCTTTGCCGGTTTTGCCGATTGCCTTTAGTTTAATAAGGCCGTCATTTATCAGAATGCTGCTGTTTACGGCTACATCTTTTGCAAATAAAGGATATATGGTAGGTATAATGCCTTTCCTGCCTTTAACTTTTTTTGCGGTGATAGTGACTATATCCCCTTTTTTCACGCTTATTGAACCGGCCTCGAAAATACCCACCCTTATCTTGGGGCCCTGGAGGTCGGCAAGTATCCCGACGGGTTCTCCGAGAGCATCGGAGGCTTTTCTTATATTATAAACAAGATCCCCCGCAAATCCGGCATCCGCATGGGAAAAATTTATCCTGAAAAGGTCAACACCCGCTTTTATCATCTTTTTTATTGTCGTTATTGAAGAACAGGCAGGCCCTAAAGTCGCTATTATTTTCGTTTTGACAGGTCTCACAACAAACTCCTAAGTATGCATTCAGAAGGAATGTATTTTTATTTAAATAAGGCTATAACTTTAAGATTACAATCTTGGCGAAGAAAAATCAAAGGAAAGATTACACAGGTTTTTATGTCATTGACTCAAGGGACCACACAAAAGCCTTAATCCCCTCTTCGCTGTGTTTTTTTCTTAAGCCTTCCACACAGCCTATGATGCTCTCCGCAGCCTCCCGGGGGCATGCGACATATATTATATTATTTTTTCCGGGCCAGATATCATTCCCGTGCTTTGGACCGGATAATTCGCCTTTGCCGAACGCGCCTTCTATCTTTGTATAATACAGCATCCGGCATTCCTTAAGAATTTCCATTATCTCCATATCCATCGCTTCATAATAAACTAT includes these proteins:
- the pyk gene encoding pyruvate kinase, producing MRPVKTKIIATLGPACSSITTIKKMIKAGVDLFRINFSHADAGFAGDLVYNIRKASDALGEPVGILADLQGPKIRVGIFEAGSISVKKGDIVTITAKKVKGRKGIIPTIYPLFAKDVAVNSSILINDGLIKLKAIGKTGKEVKCRVLNGGEIKNHKGINLPGAKISSPSLTSKDKKDLLTASKLGIDYIGYSFVRSPDDVTKIKRFMAAHKVSMPVIAKIEKPEALSNIEEIIRLSDGIMVARGDLGVEIPIEDVPPVQKKIISLANMGRIPVITATQMMESMIERPVPTRAEVSDIENAVFDGTDAVMLSGETSVGKYPIKAVGLMNRIVRKAENSVYEPGIVNEIDHNIDDFSFSVVHAACEAANEAAADWIIVYTQTGKTALNVSKRKPPTNVIAFSSSQKTVNRMCLLKGIFPFKIRDCKSYREIIKEGKKILLAKRIIRKGQVLVIITGETTDDFSANTLKIVRV